One segment of Ureibacillus thermophilus DNA contains the following:
- the msrB gene encoding peptide-methionine (R)-S-oxide reductase MsrB gives MNKEERLKQLTPMQYYVTQQNGTEPPYQNEYDQHFEEGIYVDIVSGKPLFSSKDKFDAGCGWPSFAKSIDPDEIVEKLDTSYGMRRIEVRSKTAGSHLGHVFPDGPRELGGLRYCINSAALRFIPKEKLEEEGYGEYLKLFDEA, from the coding sequence ATGAATAAAGAAGAGCGTTTAAAGCAGTTAACGCCAATGCAATATTATGTGACGCAGCAAAACGGAACAGAGCCGCCATATCAAAATGAATATGACCAACATTTTGAAGAAGGCATTTATGTAGATATAGTATCCGGCAAGCCGCTGTTTAGTTCAAAAGATAAATTTGATGCGGGATGCGGCTGGCCAAGCTTTGCAAAATCAATCGATCCAGATGAAATTGTTGAGAAATTGGATACTTCATATGGTATGCGTCGCATTGAGGTGCGCAGCAAAACAGCTGGCTCTCATTTAGGGCATGTATTTCCAGATGGCCCAAGAGAGCTGGGAGGGCTTCGTTATTGCATCAACTCTGCAGCCTTAAGATTTATTCCAAAGGAAAAATTGGAAGAAGAAGGATATGGCGAATATTTAAAACTTTTTGATGAAGCATAA
- the msrA gene encoding peptide-methionine (S)-S-oxide reductase MsrA — MALELATFAGGCFWCLVKPYDRLEGIEKVVSGYTGGHVENPTYQQVCTGTTGHVEAVQITFDSDKISYKDLVEIYWKLIDPTDPGGQFHDRGESYQTVIFYHNEEQRKIAEESKRQLEESGKFSKPIVVKLLPAKPFYPAEEYHQDFYKKKPFDYERYFIGSGRAQFIKQHWGDIV, encoded by the coding sequence ATGGCATTAGAACTTGCTACTTTTGCTGGTGGCTGTTTTTGGTGTTTGGTCAAGCCCTATGATCGCCTTGAAGGAATTGAAAAAGTAGTGTCCGGCTATACAGGCGGACATGTTGAAAATCCGACTTATCAACAAGTGTGCACAGGTACGACCGGTCATGTAGAAGCAGTGCAAATTACTTTTGATTCTGATAAGATTTCTTACAAAGATTTAGTAGAAATTTATTGGAAATTAATTGATCCAACTGATCCAGGAGGTCAATTCCATGATCGGGGCGAATCTTATCAAACAGTCATATTTTATCACAATGAGGAGCAACGGAAAATAGCCGAAGAGTCTAAACGGCAGCTGGAAGAATCAGGTAAGTTCAGCAAGCCGATTGTCGTCAAATTATTGCCTGCCAAGCCTTTTTATCCTGCTGAAGAATATCATCAAGATTTTTATAAGAAAAAACCGTTCGATTATGAACGTTATTTTATAGGTTCAGGGAGAGCCCAATTTATTAAACAACACTGGGGAGATATTGTATGA
- a CDS encoding Ger(x)C family spore germination protein: MKHLKYLLFIATFLLAGCWDSEESVRMLYVHGIGIDYKEEEFHVYVQIISFATVARAEQINQDVMQSEVGFIKGKTIDEAFAKLYRSVDEKLFFGHLSFLIFSEDLLKYGKLNEVLNSFTRHINTRYQTWTYATNEPLEQFFLESPMLRKPITLTKLANPLNSYEQDSFIEPVNVRKLIIHLNEPSHITRIPYVTVKENWNTKKGDDPSFHFEGVALATPTDFKGYLKKEDANGLQWISKESITSYITTTIDGSDFTFTNKNKSVKITPIVKGNEVKFHIHISLSTLVNSFDINISEKIVREAVEKAVKKEVIETYKLGLEKNSDVYRLSESLYRRHVGVWKKLQKNGVIPLTEDSIDVKVTVEKVKAGRTIYKNTIETP, translated from the coding sequence ATGAAACACTTAAAGTATCTTCTCTTCATCGCAACTTTTTTGCTTGCTGGTTGTTGGGATTCAGAAGAAAGCGTCCGCATGCTTTACGTTCATGGAATAGGAATTGATTATAAAGAAGAGGAATTTCATGTGTATGTGCAAATTATTAGTTTTGCCACTGTGGCAAGAGCTGAACAAATCAATCAAGATGTGATGCAATCTGAAGTAGGTTTCATCAAAGGAAAAACGATCGACGAAGCCTTTGCAAAATTGTATCGAAGCGTGGATGAAAAATTATTTTTCGGTCATTTATCCTTCTTAATTTTCAGCGAAGATTTATTAAAATATGGAAAATTAAATGAAGTGCTCAATTCATTTACAAGACATATCAATACTCGTTACCAAACTTGGACCTATGCTACAAACGAGCCATTGGAACAATTTTTTCTTGAATCTCCTATGTTGAGAAAACCGATCACCTTGACGAAACTGGCTAACCCATTAAATTCCTATGAACAAGATTCCTTTATTGAACCCGTCAATGTGCGGAAATTAATTATTCATTTAAATGAACCGAGCCATATCACTAGAATCCCATATGTAACAGTAAAAGAAAACTGGAATACGAAAAAAGGCGATGACCCATCTTTCCATTTTGAAGGAGTAGCCCTTGCAACACCAACGGATTTTAAAGGCTATTTAAAAAAGGAGGACGCCAATGGACTGCAATGGATTTCTAAAGAATCCATCACTAGTTACATAACAACAACCATTGATGGAAGCGACTTTACATTTACAAATAAAAATAAAAGTGTCAAAATTACCCCAATAGTAAAAGGAAATGAAGTGAAATTTCACATTCATATTTCATTGAGTACATTAGTGAATAGCTTTGATATAAACATATCAGAAAAGATCGTCCGTGAAGCGGTAGAAAAAGCCGTAAAAAAAGAAGTAATCGAAACCTATAAATTAGGATTAGAAAAAAACAGCGATGTGTATCGGCTTTCAGAATCATTATATCGGCGGCATGTAGGCGTATGGAAAAAACTTCAGAAAAACGGCGTCATTCCTTTAACAGAGGATTCCATAGATGTAAAAGTTACTGTCGAAAAAGTAAAAGCAGGAAGAACGATTTATAAAAATACGATTGAGACCCCTTAA
- a CDS encoding YpmS family protein: MNIWKVAFFILSGTIILIAALVIYWATSPMETEIPTPKATESESTDSVLSVETTAEDFEKLAIKYIKQELSSSEIPIDIQVNDSVQLSSEIVAFGYNIPVSMKFNPVVNEQGNIHLVQREVNVGSLNIPPSMVLKLMNQAVQFPNWVTIRPDEKEIFVDLSKLTLPSGAKVKARDIDLANNRIQLEIVIPNQ, from the coding sequence ATGAACATTTGGAAAGTCGCCTTTTTTATATTGTCAGGTACGATTATTTTGATTGCAGCTTTAGTCATTTACTGGGCGACTTCACCAATGGAAACAGAGATTCCAACACCAAAGGCAACAGAATCTGAATCCACGGATAGTGTCTTATCCGTCGAAACGACAGCGGAAGATTTTGAAAAATTGGCGATTAAATATATTAAGCAAGAATTAAGTAGTTCTGAGATTCCTATAGATATTCAAGTGAATGATTCCGTTCAATTATCCAGTGAAATTGTTGCGTTTGGATATAATATTCCTGTTTCCATGAAATTCAATCCAGTTGTGAACGAACAAGGCAATATCCATTTAGTTCAAAGAGAAGTAAATGTAGGAAGTTTAAATATCCCACCTTCCATGGTATTAAAGTTAATGAATCAGGCAGTTCAATTTCCAAATTGGGTCACCATACGACCTGATGAAAAAGAAATTTTTGTCGATTTATCCAAATTGACCCTTCCTTCTGGTGCGAAGGTAAAAGCGAGGGACATCGATTTAGCTAATAATCGCATTCAATTAGAAATCGTCATACCAAATCAATAG
- a CDS encoding DegV family protein yields MGKIHIVTDSSCDISKEEAVQKNIHIVPLTIHIDGKTYIDGEDLHPESFLNMMDEARELPKTSQPAPGQFQQLFERLEKDGAEILSIHVAGKLSGTLESARQGAEMANAKVEVFDSQFISSALAIQVREAVRMRDEGATIKEIIKRLEAVRENTKMYIYLETLKNLLKGGRIGKGRVLLGSLLNIKPIAMLDQGEYLPISKVRSYNQVVKFLFKEFKKHTEGKSVKAVCIAHAGGMENVGTPLKSLIEQSGFHHIEVAMTSPIISTHAGRGAIALVFFAE; encoded by the coding sequence GTGGGTAAAATTCACATTGTGACGGATTCTTCATGCGATATTTCAAAAGAAGAAGCGGTGCAAAAAAATATTCATATTGTGCCGCTAACGATCCATATCGATGGGAAAACTTATATTGATGGAGAGGATCTTCACCCAGAATCTTTTTTAAATATGATGGATGAAGCAAGGGAATTGCCGAAAACTTCACAGCCAGCTCCAGGTCAATTTCAACAATTGTTTGAACGATTAGAAAAGGACGGCGCAGAAATTCTTTCCATCCACGTTGCAGGAAAATTAAGCGGCACATTAGAATCCGCCCGACAAGGGGCAGAAATGGCAAATGCAAAAGTGGAAGTGTTTGATTCCCAGTTTATTTCATCCGCATTGGCAATCCAAGTTCGAGAAGCGGTTCGAATGAGGGATGAAGGCGCTACGATTAAAGAAATTATAAAACGCCTAGAAGCTGTTCGAGAGAATACGAAAATGTATATCTATTTAGAAACACTTAAAAATTTGCTAAAGGGCGGTCGGATCGGGAAGGGGAGAGTGCTTTTAGGTTCGCTCTTAAACATTAAACCGATTGCGATGTTGGATCAGGGAGAGTATTTGCCCATTTCCAAAGTAAGAAGTTATAACCAAGTAGTGAAATTTCTATTTAAAGAGTTTAAAAAGCATACAGAAGGGAAAAGTGTTAAAGCAGTATGCATTGCCCATGCCGGGGGAATGGAGAATGTAGGAACACCACTAAAATCATTAATAGAACAATCCGGATTTCATCATATCGAAGTGGCCATGACTTCTCCTATTATCAGCACTCATGCAGGACGAGGGGCTATTGCATTAGTGTTTTTTGCTGAATAA